The Streptomyces sp. NBC_00286 nucleotide sequence GGCCCGAGCACGCACACGATCTCGTGCTCGGCGACGTCGAGGCCGACGGCATCGAGGGCGGTGCCCCGTCCGAACCGTACGGTCGCCTCATCGAGCGTGAGCATCGATGCCTGCGTGAGCTTCGCGTCCTGCGTGAGCTTGCCGTCCCGCTTGTCGCTCGCGTCCCGCTTGTGGATCGCGTTCTGCTTGTGGATCGCATCGCGCCTGTCGACCGCATCGCGCTTGGCCATCGTCAGAACTCCCCCGTCCGGTCGGTGCGGACGCGTTCGAGCATGAGCAGGGCCACTGCGCACACCACCATCAAGATCGTCGAAAGGGCCATCGCCTGGCCGTAGTTGAGCTCGCCGGCGCGCCCGAGGAGGCGGGCCACGGCGACCGGCAGCGTCGGGTTGTCGGGCCGCGCGATGAACACGGTCGCGCCGAACTCGCCCAGCGACACGGCGAAGGCGAACCCGGCCGCGATCAGCAGGGCGCGCCGCACCATCGGCAGATCGACCTCACGCCACACCCGCCATGGCGAGGCCCCGAGCACGGCCGCCGCCTCACGCAGCCGTACGTCCACGGCGCGGAGGACGGGCAGCATGGTCCGTACGACGAAGGGGACACCGACCAGCGCCTGGGCCAGCGGCACCAGGATCCAGCTGCTTCTCAGGTCCAGCGGCGGCTCGTCGAGCGCGATCAGGAAGCCGAAGCCGACGGTCACCGCGGACACGCCGAGCGGGAGCATGAGCAGCGCGTCGAAGCCCCGTACGAGACGGCCGGCGTCCCGCCGGGCGAGCGCGGCGGCCGCGAGTCCGCCGATCAGCAGGGCGAGGGCGGTGGCGGCGAGGGCGTACTGGAGTGAATTGCCGACTGCCTCGATGGGCGGGACGAGGAAGACCTCGCTCTCGCCGCTGGTCAGCGCCTTGTAGTACGCGAACCCAGGTGCGTCCAGCGAGCGTTGGACCAGCACGGCCAGTGGCAGTACGAGCAGTAGTGCGGCGGTGCCGAGGACGGCGGCGAGCAGCGTCCACTGCCCGGCGCCGCGCGGCCGGCGCGCGGTCACGGAGGCGTCGACCAGGCGCAGGGCCGTCTCCCGGCGGCGTACGGTCCACGCGTGGACCGCGAGGATCGCGCCCACCGCCACGAACTGGATCATGGTGAGCACGGCGGCGGTGGAGAGGTCGAAGATCTCCGAGGTCTGCCGGTAGATCTCGACTTCGAGGGTGGCGAAGGTGGGCCCGCCGAGGATCTGCACCACACCGAAGGAGGTGAAGGTGAAGAGGAAGACCATCAGCGCGGCGGCGGCCACGGCCGGGCCCAGGGCAGGGAGCGTGACCTTGCGCCAGGCCGCGAACCGTGAGGCGCCGAGGACCCGTGCGGCCTCCTCCTGACGCGGGTCGAGTTGCGACCAGAGGCCGCCGACGGTGCGTACGACGACGGCGTAGTTGAAGAAGACATGCGCGAGCAGGATGGCCCAGACGGTGGTGTCGAGGCGTACGCCCCACAGCTCGTCGAGGAGTCCGCCACGTCCGACCAGCGCCAGGAAGGCGGTCCCGACGACGACCGTCGGCAGCACGAACGGGACGGTGATGACGGCCCGCAGCAGCTGCTTGCCCCTGAAATCGAAGCGCGCGAAGACGTATGCGCCGGGGAGTGCGATCAGCAGTGTGAGCGCGGTCGAGACGAGCGCCTGCCAGGTCGTGAACCACAGGACGTGCCGGATGTCCGGCTGCGCGAGCACCTCGCCGAGCCGCCCGAACTGCCAGGCCCCGTCGACCTTCAGGCCACGGGCCACAATGGCCGCGACGGGGTAGGCGAAGAAGACCGCGAAGAACGCGACGGGCAGGGCCATGAGCCCAAGCTGCGCCGCGCTCTTCCCGGGAGCCGGTGTCCTGGAGCGTCCGGCCCTTACTTCAGTACGAGCGACGTCCACGACTTGACCCACTGGTCACGGTTCTTGGCGATGTCCTTGGGCGCCATGGTCTCGTAGTCCTCCGCCGGGGCGCCGTACTTCGTGATCTCCTCGGGGATCTGCGCGTCCTCGCGCATCGGGTACACGAACATGTTGAGCGGCATGTCGGCCTGGAACTTCTTCGAGATGAGGAAGTCGATGAGGGCCTTGCCGCCCTTGGCGTTCTTGGCGTTGCTGAGCAGCCCCGCGTACTCGACCTGCCGGAAGCAGGTGCCGTAGGCGACGCCGGTCGGTGCGGTGTCCGGCTTGGGGTCGGCGAAGACGACCTCGGCGGGCGGAGAGGAGGCGTAGGAGACGACGAGCGGCCGGTCCCCCTTCGCCTTCTTGCCGGCGGCGGACCCGGAGAACTCCTCGTTGTAGGCCTGCTC carries:
- a CDS encoding ABC transporter permease: MDVARTEVRAGRSRTPAPGKSAAQLGLMALPVAFFAVFFAYPVAAIVARGLKVDGAWQFGRLGEVLAQPDIRHVLWFTTWQALVSTALTLLIALPGAYVFARFDFRGKQLLRAVITVPFVLPTVVVGTAFLALVGRGGLLDELWGVRLDTTVWAILLAHVFFNYAVVVRTVGGLWSQLDPRQEEAARVLGASRFAAWRKVTLPALGPAVAAAALMVFLFTFTSFGVVQILGGPTFATLEVEIYRQTSEIFDLSTAAVLTMIQFVAVGAILAVHAWTVRRRETALRLVDASVTARRPRGAGQWTLLAAVLGTAALLLVLPLAVLVQRSLDAPGFAYYKALTSGESEVFLVPPIEAVGNSLQYALAATALALLIGGLAAAALARRDAGRLVRGFDALLMLPLGVSAVTVGFGFLIALDEPPLDLRSSWILVPLAQALVGVPFVVRTMLPVLRAVDVRLREAAAVLGASPWRVWREVDLPMVRRALLIAAGFAFAVSLGEFGATVFIARPDNPTLPVAVARLLGRAGELNYGQAMALSTILMVVCAVALLMLERVRTDRTGEF